A stretch of the Argentina anserina chromosome 6, drPotAnse1.1, whole genome shotgun sequence genome encodes the following:
- the LOC126799097 gene encoding uncharacterized protein LOC126799097 — MSYSRSNMSSGSRTARRTLDFGRTHVVRPRGKHQATMVWLHGLGDNGSSASQLLESLSLPNIKWICPTAPTRPVAILGGYSCTAWFEVGELSEDGPDDLESLDASAAHIVNLLAAEPADVKVGIGGFSMGAAMALYSATCYAMGRYGNGNPYPLNLRAIVGLSGWLPGARSLRNKIEGSHEAARRAASLPILQCHGNADDVVPYMYGEKSVQCLNSAGFRFLSFKPFDGLGHYTIPKEMNEVSNWLTARLGLEGYRS; from the exons ATGAGCTATTCGCGTTCTAATATGTCTTCTG GTAGCCGAACTGCTCGAAGAACACTTGACTTTGGAAGAACACATGTTGTGAGGCCCAGAGGGAAACATCAGGCAACAATGGTCTGGCTGCATGGACTGGGGGATAATGGCTCAAG TGCATCTCAGCTCTTGGAATCTCTTTCTCTCCCAAAT ATAAAATGGATCTGTCCAACTGCACCTACTCGTCCTGTGGCTATACTTGGTGGTTATTCTTGCACTGCAT GGTTTGAAGTGGGAGAGCTATCAGAAGATGGCCCAGATGATTTGGAGAGTTTAGATGCTTCAGCAGCACATATTGTGAACTTGTTGGCAGCTGAGCCAGCTGATG TTAAAGTCGGTATTGGAGGCTTTAGTATGGGTGCTGCAATGGCCCTTTATTCTGCAACTTGTTATGCTATGGGCAGGTATGGCAATGGCAACCCATACCCTCTCAATCTGAGGGCAATTGTTGGACTAAGTGGTTGGCTTCCAGGAGCAAG GAGcttaagaaacaaaatagaaGGGTCACATGAGGCTGCAAGGCGTGCTGCGTCACTACCCATTTTGCAGTGTCATGGAAATG CTGATGATGTTGTCCCCTACATGTATGGAGAGAAATCAGTCCAGTGCTTGAATTCAGCAGGATTTCGATTCCTCTCATTCAAACCCTTCGATGG GCTTGGCCACTATACAATCCCTAAAGAGATGAATGAGGTCTCCAATTGGCTTACTGCAAGGCTAGGACTCGAAGGTTATCGCTCCTGA